The Trichomycterus rosablanca isolate fTriRos1 chromosome 15, fTriRos1.hap1, whole genome shotgun sequence genome contains a region encoding:
- the LOC134328349 gene encoding arf-GAP with coiled-coil, ANK repeat and PH domain-containing protein 2-like — translation MAEKQKRRENQRASLMQRFFCWPVCLTRPRTSSQDDLNEDSRQKYDVDRENRIVMEGFLFKRASNVFKTWNRRWFMIKDNQLIYKSKSKGLGGLVTQGNTGHKAGIT, via the exons ATGGCTGAGAAACAGAAGAGACGTGAGAACCAACGTGCTTCTTTAATGCAGAGATTCTTTTGTTGGCCGGTTTGTCTGACCCGTCCTCGGACGTCTTCTCAGGACGACCTGAATGAGGACAGCAGACAGAAATACGATGTGGACAGAGAGAACAGGATCGTTATGGAGGGATTTCTGTTCAAGAGGGCCAGCAATGTGTTTAAGACATGGAACAG GCGCTGGTTTATGATTAAGGACAATCAGCTCATTTACAAGAGCAAGTCTAAG GGTCTCGGGGGTCTGGTTACacagggaaacactggacacaaggcaggaatcacCTGA